A window of Pseudoalteromonas sp. MEBiC 03607 genomic DNA:
TTCACCAAAGTAATTAGGCACACCGGCACGCACCGCGTTAATACGGCATAAAATATCAAGTGGTTCAGTCACATTACGTAAAGTGATGGTGAAGCGGTTGCCTTTATGGCAGCCGGTTCTGAGTTTGCGATTGTGGCGCTGTTGCGAAATAACAAAAAACTGCTCGTTATTCAGTTCACTAAATTCAATATGCTTTTTAATTGGCACTGGCACACTAAACCATTGTGTACATACACCATGACGGTCTTTTAAGCCCGCGTAACTCACATCACGCGGGGAAACACCGGCTTTTTCAGCAATACGTTTAGCAACAAACTGAGTGTTTTCACCTTTTTTTACCACTTGTAAACAGACATGCTCACCAGAGCCTGTAAACTCAATGCCCAAGTCTTCATCAACCATAAAATCTTCGGCAGTGGTTTTAAAATCAGCTTTCGAAAGAGGTTTGCCGTAAAGGTAATTTAGTTCACTCATCAATCTTGCTTTCTCATAATTACCACAGCATGGCTTGAGATACCTTCTTTACGACCTTCAAAGCCCAACTTCTCTGTAGTCGTTGCTTTTACATTCACTTGTGAAATATCTGCTTCAAGGTCTTGGCATAAGTTTTCACGCATTGCTTGAATATGTGGCAACATTTTGGGGGCTTGAGCAACAATCGTGACATCGGCATTGCCAAGAACATAACCTTGCTCTTTAGCAAGCCCAACCACGTGGCGTAGCAAAATTCGGCTATCAATATTTTCGTATTCGCTAGCAGTATCAGGGAAGTGCTTGCCAATATCGCCCATTGCAAGTGCACCTAATATTGCATCGCATAAAGCATGAATTGCCACATCACCATCTGAATGTGCTAAAAAGCCTTGTGGATAATCAATTTTTTCACCACAAATCACCAGTGGCCCTTCGCCACCAAATTTGTGTACATCAAAGCCATGGCCAATTCGAATCATGAGGTACTCTCGTTTTGTTGTTTTTGCAATAAAAATGCTGCTAAATCTAAATCTTCAGGGGTGGTGATTTTAATATTATCACTGCGACCAGCAACCAGCTTAACAGGCTGTTTGGCCCATTCAATTGCCGATGCCTCATCAGTAATAGTCACACCACTTTGAAGGGCATTTGATAGCGCATCGGTCAGCAATTTGTAAGGGAAAAACTGAGGGGTTAGCGCCTGCCATAAATCGTCACGTGGCACTGTTTGCTCACTGTGGGTATGGCCGCGCTTTATGGTGTCTTTTACTTTTGATGCCAAAATACCGCCTTCATTGGCAGCAGTACATTCAGCGATTAAACGCTGAATATCTGCCAAGCACACTAACGGTCTTGCCGCATCGTGAACAAGTACCCAGTCAGGTGGGTTGTCAGCAAGTGATAGCAAAGCATTTAGCACTGAATCGGCGCGTTCTTTACCACCACTCACACGTTCAATTCGCGCATCTATATAGGGTAAATCGGCAAAATAGCCATCATCATCACTAATAGCGACTTTTATGGTATTAAGGCATTCAAGCTCAGCAAGCTTGCTTAAGGTATGCTCTAAAATAGTTTTACCCGCAAGCTCGATATATTGTTTAGGCGCCGAATGTTGCATTCGACTCCCTACTCCCGCAGCGGGAACAATTGCGGTAATAATTTGTTTATTGTTCATTATACTGCTGACCTGGTAATACTCGAATAAAGGTTTCACCAGGTTTAATCATTCCTAATTCGTTACGCGCTCGTTCTTCAATACCCTCTTGACCAAGCTTTAAATCTTTAATGTCGGCTTTTAGTACCGTATTACGTTTTAATAATTTAGCATTCGTATCTTGATGTGATGCTACGGCTTGTTTTAAACGAGTGTAATCTTGCACTCCATTATGGCCAAACCACAAACGGTACTGAATAAATAATGCCAAACATAACAAGGCGAATTGAAAAACCCGCATTGAACACTCCTTCGCGGTTAAATTAAGTCAAAGGGCGTTTTAGATTACGCCAATTTATATTACTTGCTAGTAGCATTTCTCTTAATGACAAACGCTTAGGTGTTATGCGCTTATTGTATTGCCACTGATGACCACAGCATGCAGCTGTCATAACCAATTTTGATGGCTTTAATATTTGCGCTGGTATGTGTTCTAGTGACTCTCCCGACACATCAAACCAACCTAGCTCATTACAATGTACCTTATTGTCGCTTACTTGATCTAAGCTGTCTATGCGCACCCTTGTACATTGCTCATCATTAATTAACACAGGAACAATTAACCCGCGCTTAGCATATTTAGTGTAAAAATTTTTTGAGTCTTCTTTACTGTAGACCGGAGGCGATGCCTTTTGTTTCTCGAGCCAACTACCATTTTGCGAATCAAGTTGTAATGGTGCATCACCGCTTACGATACGCATCGCTAAACGCTCTATGTAGTAAGGCAAACTTGCTAATAAGCGTTTTAGCCTTGCTGCATCAGGTTCATCAACTAACCGTGGGATCTCACGAGCATAAAACGCGTTACATAACTGTGCATACAATGCTCGTTCGGCATCTGTTTGCCAAATTTCAGCTTGTTGTGACGTTTCACTTTGTGAATGAGAAATAGACAATGCGCGCTCTTATAAAACAATTGCTTGACTGTTTTATAGCATAGAGCGTTTATTGAGCGCTACTTTACTGCACCTTTTTTACCCAGTTTTGCATTACCAGATTCTAAAAACTGCACCACAGCATCACGCTTTTTACCTAGCAATAAACTACCATCGGCTAAAAACATAAAGTTTTGCCAACAACGCTTAAATACGGCAAAGCTGGTTTCGATAATATTGTCGCGCGCCATACAAAAATACACGGTCGTATTGGCTTCCCACTCTAAATGGTTAAGGATTTCTTCAGGTAGTTGCTCATCACCCGCTTCCCATGCATTTTCCCAGTTAACAGTTTCAGAAAAACTGTCATCTTTACCGCACCAATCTGTTTTATCAAAAAAGTCAGGGTGATCATGCTCACGGCTTACCATAGTGGTCCATAAAACCGCTGCGCGCTCAGCTGTCATTGGTTTTATTTGTGCGGCATCTTCTGCGCTTATCGGCATATCTTTATGACGAAAAACCCAGGCTTTTTTGTATTCATCTAACGAAATATAATTCATAGTTTAGGCAGTTTGTTTCAGGGTAAAATGTGCAAACTGCAATTATACCCAAATGACTCCAAGATGCGAGATAAACACATGACAATCAAACCCGGCATTTACCAACATTATAAAGGCCCAAAATACAAAGTAGAGTATGTTGCCACACACAGCGAAAGCAATGAGCCACTTGTTATATACCAAGCGCTATACGGTGAATTTGGTATGTGGGCACGCCCGCTTAGTATGTTTACAGAAACGGTCATAGTAGAGGGTAAAACCGT
This region includes:
- the ispF gene encoding 2-C-methyl-D-erythritol 2,4-cyclodiphosphate synthase — its product is MIRIGHGFDVHKFGGEGPLVICGEKIDYPQGFLAHSDGDVAIHALCDAILGALAMGDIGKHFPDTASEYENIDSRILLRHVVGLAKEQGYVLGNADVTIVAQAPKMLPHIQAMRENLCQDLEADISQVNVKATTTEKLGFEGRKEGISSHAVVIMRKQD
- the ispD gene encoding 2-C-methyl-D-erythritol 4-phosphate cytidylyltransferase → MNNKQIITAIVPAAGVGSRMQHSAPKQYIELAGKTILEHTLSKLAELECLNTIKVAISDDDGYFADLPYIDARIERVSGGKERADSVLNALLSLADNPPDWVLVHDAARPLVCLADIQRLIAECTAANEGGILASKVKDTIKRGHTHSEQTVPRDDLWQALTPQFFPYKLLTDALSNALQSGVTITDEASAIEWAKQPVKLVAGRSDNIKITTPEDLDLAAFLLQKQQNESTS
- the ftsB gene encoding cell division protein FtsB, with the protein product MRVFQFALLCLALFIQYRLWFGHNGVQDYTRLKQAVASHQDTNAKLLKRNTVLKADIKDLKLGQEGIEERARNELGMIKPGETFIRVLPGQQYNEQ
- a CDS encoding DUF2947 domain-containing protein; the protein is MNYISLDEYKKAWVFRHKDMPISAEDAAQIKPMTAERAAVLWTTMVSREHDHPDFFDKTDWCGKDDSFSETVNWENAWEAGDEQLPEEILNHLEWEANTTVYFCMARDNIIETSFAVFKRCWQNFMFLADGSLLLGKKRDAVVQFLESGNAKLGKKGAVK
- a CDS encoding DUF1653 domain-containing protein is translated as MTIKPGIYQHYKGPKYKVEYVATHSESNEPLVIYQALYGEFGMWARPLSMFTETVIVEGKTVPRFAYLSDAD